From the Methanobacteriaceae archaeon genome, one window contains:
- a CDS encoding ORC1-type DNA replication protein, whose translation MGIEDILMYDESLFQNINAFDPDYMPQNYNFRDTQMEAMAISIRPAMIGGQPSNAIVLGSPATGKTTAIRKVFELVEKNTEKVVCVYINCQLHTTRFGIFSQIYKKMFGHVPPETGVPFSRIYDQIMQNLQKNNKSLVIALDDVNYLFQSKTANKVFYDMLRAYEEYPGVKTAIFAILSDLEFKYAFDKNVNSVFIPQEIHFPLYSYSEIEDILRDRAKAGFFPGVLPDDILEQIAMYTHENGDLRVGINLLKSCGNFAEANASREITQEHFDQAIESLVSINVAETLHALNDSEKELLKIIVEWDGVCRAGELAEMYKQKTNSSYASFNRLLDKLEFVRLVDTKFTGKGVRGNSREIILRFNPEEYTI comes from the coding sequence ATGGGAATTGAAGATATTTTAATGTATGATGAAAGTTTATTTCAAAATATAAACGCTTTTGATCCGGATTATATGCCTCAAAACTATAATTTCAGAGATACACAAATGGAGGCAATGGCAATTTCAATAAGACCTGCAATGATTGGAGGTCAGCCATCAAATGCTATAGTTCTAGGATCACCTGCAACAGGAAAAACAACAGCAATAAGAAAAGTATTTGAACTTGTTGAAAAGAACACAGAAAAAGTTGTTTGTGTTTATATTAACTGTCAACTCCACACAACTCGTTTTGGAATATTTTCACAAATCTATAAGAAAATGTTTGGACATGTTCCACCTGAAACCGGAGTTCCATTTTCAAGAATATATGATCAAATCATGCAAAATCTTCAAAAAAACAATAAATCTCTTGTTATAGCATTAGATGATGTTAATTATTTATTCCAGTCAAAAACAGCAAACAAAGTATTCTATGATATGCTCAGAGCTTATGAAGAATATCCTGGAGTTAAAACAGCTATTTTTGCAATATTGTCTGATTTGGAATTTAAATATGCATTTGATAAAAATGTAAATTCTGTATTTATTCCACAAGAAATTCACTTCCCACTTTATTCATACTCAGAAATTGAAGATATTTTAAGAGACAGAGCAAAAGCAGGTTTCTTCCCAGGAGTACTTCCTGATGATATTTTAGAACAAATCGCAATGTATACTCATGAAAATGGTGATTTGAGAGTTGGAATTAACCTTTTAAAATCCTGCGGTAACTTTGCAGAAGCAAATGCAAGCCGTGAAATAACCCAGGAACATTTTGACCAAGCTATTGAATCATTAGTTTCAATTAATGTTGCTGAAACTTTGCATGCTCTAAACGATTCTGAAAAAGAATTATTAAAAATAATTGTTGAGTGGGATGGTGTTTGCAGGGCTGGTGAATTGGCTGAAATGTATAAGCAAAAAACAAATTCCAGTTATGCATCTTTCAATCGTCTTTTGGACAAATTAGAATTTGTCAGATTGGTTGATACCAAATTTACAGGAAAAGGGGTTAGAGGAAATTCTAGAGAAATTATATTGCGTTTTAACCCCGAGGAATATACTATCTAA
- a CDS encoding DUF115 domain-containing protein, with protein MEFGLWEKYYEEILDDFGFSRSGDEESAKLLDEILSTHGCLTLDELSQIVGFSDKFIVFGAGPSLKEHILILKENYDLKDYVLVSADGATTAMIEEKLVPDIVCTDLDGNLDDILLANIRGANIAIHAHGDNMDKIATLPSYFDSVIGTTQSQPVGNLYNFGGFTDGDRALFLCVALGASQITLAGMDFGDMVTKYSRPNLEEDVEEADEFKRKKLMYAEKFTNWIAENESVDVVNLLE; from the coding sequence ATGGAATTTGGGCTTTGGGAAAAATATTATGAAGAAATACTCGATGATTTTGGATTTTCAAGAAGTGGGGACGAAGAATCAGCAAAACTTCTCGATGAAATTTTATCAACACATGGATGTCTTACATTAGATGAGTTATCACAAATTGTAGGTTTTTCAGATAAATTCATCGTATTTGGAGCAGGACCATCTCTAAAAGAACATATTTTAATTCTAAAAGAAAACTATGACTTAAAAGATTACGTTTTAGTCTCAGCAGACGGAGCAACAACTGCTATGATCGAAGAAAAATTAGTTCCAGATATAGTTTGCACTGATTTAGATGGAAACCTTGATGATATTCTTCTTGCAAACATCAGAGGAGCAAATATTGCAATCCATGCTCACGGAGATAATATGGACAAAATAGCTACTCTTCCTTCATATTTCGACAGTGTAATTGGAACAACACAGTCTCAGCCTGTTGGAAACTTATACAACTTCGGAGGATTTACCGATGGTGACAGAGCACTATTTTTATGTGTAGCTCTTGGAGCATCCCAAATTACTCTTGCAGGAATGGACTTTGGAGATATGGTTACCAAATACTCAAGACCTAATCTTGAAGAAGATGTCGAAGAGGCTGATGAGTTTAAACGTAAAAAATTAATGTATGCTGAGAAATTCACAAATTGGATAGCTGAAAACGAATCTGTTGATGTAGTCAACTTGTTAGAATAA
- a CDS encoding DUF6198 family protein, which translates to MIKRILAFVCGLFLMAMGVAFSIVSLLGTTPISSISYSLALITNIDIGITTFLFNASLIVIQFIILKSKFHKKRLLQFINCVLFGYFTDVALHIVSFIPFDASLWMCGLFLVINIFLTAFGIFVYMPANIAPLPGEGCVEAIAITTGWRFSSIKIAFDATMVVLSLILCGLFYTNILGAVNIGTFISAFFVGFTLRQINNLYEYLTGNKVNVVNNQ; encoded by the coding sequence ATGATAAAAAGAATATTGGCCTTTGTTTGTGGTTTGTTTTTAATGGCAATGGGAGTTGCTTTTTCAATTGTATCTCTTCTTGGAACAACTCCTATTAGTTCCATTTCATATTCCCTTGCCTTAATTACAAACATTGACATCGGAATTACTACATTTCTTTTTAACGCATCACTGATTGTAATTCAGTTTATTATTTTAAAATCAAAATTTCACAAAAAAAGACTGCTTCAGTTTATAAACTGTGTATTATTCGGGTATTTTACAGATGTAGCTCTTCACATTGTCTCATTTATACCATTTGACGCATCACTGTGGATGTGTGGGTTATTTTTAGTTATCAATATCTTTTTAACAGCATTTGGAATATTTGTCTACATGCCTGCAAATATTGCACCGCTTCCTGGAGAAGGATGTGTTGAAGCAATTGCAATTACTACCGGATGGAGATTTTCATCAATTAAAATAGCATTTGATGCTACAATGGTAGTTTTATCATTAATATTGTGTGGATTGTTTTATACAAATATTCTTGGAGCAGTTAATATTGGAACATTCATATCAGCATTTTTCGTCGGATTTACTTTAAGACAAATAAATAATTTATACGAATACTTGACTGGAAACAAGGTTAATGTTGTAAATAATCAATAA